A DNA window from Ictalurus punctatus breed USDA103 chromosome 11, Coco_2.0, whole genome shotgun sequence contains the following coding sequences:
- the c11h1orf74 gene encoding UPF0739 protein C1orf74 homolog isoform X1 — MVVSADIFISTAQRFLCCGKKRQIPHSSCLDIAVQIIAVDLGLKPAVLYDLNGACAEQIQRYVSSLQEAGVLTITLQIFSINGNCLVMNSNLMKEHLSEVLMKKSLLTVDVSPWMEQPSLVVMDSSTKQMVKDMLDLITDKEDQHPSVSVVGEELYDRWNLCTLFGILLGYPASYWFNQVQSFENCLSMTPLVVNKVWVCWPVCDTKHSSCLYSFSVPEVLWAEVDTYIKNWVECLRSRFCKQTILTELSISKETVLLPTVAL, encoded by the coding sequence ATGGTGGTCTCTGCAGACATTTTCATCTCAACAGCTCAGAGGTTTCTCTGTTGTGGGAAGAAGAGACAAATTCCTCATTCATCATGTCTTGATATAGCTGTGCAAATCATTGCTGTTGATCTGGGCCTTAAACCGGCTGTTCTGTATGACCTTAATGGCGCATGTGCTGAACAGATCCAGCGATATGTCAGCTCACTGCAGGAGGCTGGAGTACTGACCATAACACTCCAAATATTCTCCATCAATGGAAATTGTCTTGTTATGAACTCTAATCTGATGAAGGAACATTTGAGTGAAGTGCTTATGAAAAAGAGCCTCCTCACTGTTGATGTGTCTCCATGGATGGAGCAACCATCTCTGGTTGTCATGGATAGCAGCACCAAACAAATGGTCAAAGACATGTTGGACCTTATTACGGACAAAGAGGACCAGCATCCGTCAGTCAGTGTGGTGGGAGAGGAGCTGTATGACCGGTGGAACTTGTGCACACTTTTTGGGATTCTCCTGGGCTATCCTGCTTCATATTGGTTTAATCAAGTGCAGAGCTTTGAGAACTGCCTGAGTATGACCCCGCTGGTGGTAAATAAGGTTTGGGTTTGCTGGCCAGTATGTGATACAAAGCACAGCAGTTGTCTTTACTCATTCAGTGTCCCTGAAGTGTTGTGGGCAGAAGTCGATACCTATATAAAAAACTGGGTGGAGTGCTTGAGAAGCCGATTTTGCAAACAGACCATTTTGACTGAACTCAGTATTTCAAAGGAAACAGTCCTTTTGCCCACTGTAGCCCTGTGA
- the mustn1a gene encoding musculoskeletal embryonic nuclear protein 1a encodes MSELQEEGEEGKIKRPEVRNEDLIQAKDKLASGTTVKSKTFEVMEECEREGKVAPSVFSTVRSGGETVFNKPRKK; translated from the exons ATGTCTGAG CTacaggaggagggagaggagggtaaGATAAAGAGGCCGGAAGTGAGGAATGAGGACCTGATTCAGGCAAAAGATAAGCTGGCGTCTGGGACTACGGTGAAGAGTAAGACCTTTGAAGTGATGGAGGAATGTG AACGTGAGGGGAAAGTCGCTCCATCAGTGTTCAGTACAGTTCGATCAGGAGGAGAGACCGTCTTCAACAAACCCAGGAAAAAGTAA
- the eefsec gene encoding selenocysteine-specific elongation factor isoform X1 translates to MADPEPTPGDGLPRILNFNLGVLGHVDSGKTSLARALSSTASTAAFDKNPQSKERGITLDLGFSAFTVPLPEHMRQSCGEYDSLQFTLVDCPGHASLIRTIIGGAQIIDLMLLVVDVVKGMQTQTAECLLIGQLTCSHMIVILNKTDLLPSDKRQSAIEKMTKRMHKTLENTRFKGCPVIAVAAKPGGPEAPDTAEAQGITELIELLKSQAFLPQRDPSGSLLLAVDHCFSIRGQGTVITGTILQGALRVNDTLEIPALKVTRKVKSIQMFRKPVPSAIQGDRVGVCVTQFDPKMLERGVVCTPGSLHTIHAAIISVWKIEYYRGALSSRAKFHITVGHETVMARVLFFSRASLSADSGAASPTEQSAEAFSFDWEFCHQEEYLTGQGEPEGRYPAQWALLEFERPVTCPPLCLVIGSRLDSDIHSNTCRLAFHGKLLDGFEDKNYVDSALPRLKISKDKHKEGAVERVTDDYTVIGKNLFKKETNLQLFVGLKVTLSSGETGVIEGSFGQSGKIKIRIPEGLKEETKQHFSSSSKKKGKGGAKNEPPKEEDTKVDSQPITIHLNFKRYVYDPHKKMVQS, encoded by the exons ATGGCAGATCCTGAGCCGACACCTGGGGACGGTCTCCCCAGAATTCTGAACTTTAACCTGGGCGTGCTGGGACATGTGGACAGCGGAAAGACGTCTCTGGCTCGAGCCCTGAGCAGCACCGCGTCCACGGCGGCCTTCGACAAGAACCCACAGTCCAAAGAGCGCGGCATTACATTGGACCTGGGATTCAGCGCCTTCACTGTTCCCCTGCCTGAGCACATGAGGCAGAGCTGTGGGGAATACGACAGTCTGCAGTTCACGCTGGTGGACTGTCCAGGACATGCCTCCCTCATTCGCACCATCATTGGCG GGGCTCAGATCATTGACCTGATGTTGTTAGTGGTCGACGTTGTGAAAGGTATGCAGACGCAAACAGCAGAGTGcctcctgattggtcagctcACCTGTTCACACATGATCGTCATCCTCAATAAAACGGACCTGTTGCCCAGTGACAAGAGACAGAGTGCCATTGAGAAGATGACCAAGAGGATGCACAAAACCTTGGAAAACACTAG ATTTAAAGGTTGCCCGGTCATTGCCGTGGCAGCAAAGCCAGGGGGACCTGAGGCTCCAGACACAGCTGAAGCACAGGGAATCACTGAGCTCATAGAG CTGCTAAAATCCCAGGCGTTCCTACCTCAGAGAGACCCATCTGGTTCTCTGCTACTGGCAGTGGATCACTGTTTCTCCATCCGTGGCCAGGGAACAGTCATTACAGGCACTATCCTGCAGGGGGCACTGCGTGTCAATGACACACTAGAGATACCTGCACTCAag GTGACTCGTAAGGTGAAGTCGATCCAGATGTTCCGTAAGCCAGTTCCTAGTGCGATACAAGGAGATCGGGTCGGCGTGTGTGTCACACAGTTTGACCCAAAGATGTTGGAGAGAGGGGTGGTGTGTACACCTGGTTCACTGCATACCATTCATGCCGCCATTATTTCTGTATGGAAGATCGAGTACTACCGTGGTGCACTTAGCAGCCGAGCAAAATTCCACATCACCGTTGGACATGAAACAGTCATGGCACGCGTGTTATTCTTCAGCCGGGCTTCTCTAAGTGCTGACTCAGGAGCAGCGTCTCCTACAGAACAGAGCGCAGAGGCTTTCTCATTTGACTGGGAGTTTTGCCACCAGGAGGAGTATTTGACTGGCCAGGGAGAACCCGAAGGGAGGTATCCAGCGCAGTGGGCATTATTAGAGTTTGAACGGCCTGTCACATGTCCACCACTCTGTTTGGTGATTGGCTCACGGTTGGACTCTGATATCCACAGCAACACATGCAGACTTGCTTTCCACGGAAAGCTGTTGGACGGCTTCGAGGACAAAAATTATGTGGACAGCGCGTTGCCCAGGCTCAAAATCAGTAAAGACAAGCACAAAGAAGGAGCAGTGGAACGG GTGACAGACGACTACACTGTGATTGGTAAAAACCTGTTCAAGAAAGAGACCAACCTTCAGCTGTTTGTGGGGTTAAAGGTCACACTTTCTTCAGGAGAGACAGGGGTCATTGAAGGCAGCTTTGGACAGAGTGGCAAAATCAAAATTAGAATTCCAG AGGGACTGAAAGAAGAAACAAAGCAAcacttctcttcctcctccaagAAAAAGGGAAAGGGCGGGGCTAAAAATGAACCGCCTAAAGAGGAGGACACCAAAGTGGACTCACAGCCCATAACCATTCATCTGAATTTTAAAAGATATGTTTATGACCCCCATAAAAAGATGGTGCAGTCGTGA
- the rft1 gene encoding protein RFT1 homolog, whose protein sequence is MGSEDALRSASTLASYNVLLQAMFRVLTFFLNAFTLRFVSKELIGVVNVRLTLLYSTLVFLSREAFRRACLSGEGAGRNWRQVINLLWLTLPLGCLWGVLLVCVWLWLLQAPDPHTVPHYGPAVGLFCMAALTELLAEPLWVLAHAHMLVRLKVIAESLAIIAKCLVTMMMVVSAPQWGLYIFSAAQCVYAGCLCLCYIAYFMHFLGSEEAEKKLFPLRHISELLPTRMNGQPLINWKLATLTWSFFKQSFLKQILTEGERYVMTFLNVLNFGDQGVYDIVNNLGSMVARFLFLPIEESFYVFFAKVLERGRDVQHQKQEEVSIAANVLECLLKLVFLIGLIITAFGYSYSHLALDMYGGELLSSGTGPSLLRCYSFYVMLLAVNGVTECFVFAAMSKEEVDRYNLVMLGLSASFLVLSYWLTWLFGGVGFILANCCNMALRIIHSLIYIHHYFKHSDHTPLSGLRPHPVLLIVLTISSILTAISERTLCCDSGWLLRLVHISIGAVCLLVVVIVVFLTETRLVQFIRTQLLPKYSKKHT, encoded by the exons ATGGGCTCCGAAGACGCACTCAGGAGTGCATCAACTCTTGCATCGTACAACGTCCTGCTTCAG GCTATGTTCCGGGTGCTTACTTTCTTCCTGAACGCGTTCACACTGCGCTTCGTGTCCAAGGAGTTAATAGGCGTGGTAAACGTAAG GTTGACGCTGCTGTACTCCACACTGGTTTTCCTGTCCAGAGAGGCGTTCAGGAGGGCGTGTCTAAGCGGAGAAGGGGCGGGGCGTAATTGGAGACAGGTTATTAACCTGTTATGGCTTAC GTTGCCACTTGGCTGTCTCTGGGGTGTGTTACTGGTGTGCGTGTGGCTGTGGCTACTGCAGGCTCCAGACCCTCACACTGTCCCACATTATGGACCTGCTGTGGGACTCTTCTGCATGGCTGCTCTAACCGAGTTGCTCGCTGAGCCTCTCTGGGTTCTTGCTCATGCTCATATGCTTGTTCgcttaaag GTGATTGCAGAAAGTCTAGCAATAATTGCAAAGTGTCTTGTCACCATGATGATGGTGGTTTCTGCTCCCCAGTGGGGTCTCTATATATTCTCTGCTGCccag tgTGTATATGCAGGGTGCTTGTGTCTTTGCTACATTGCCTACTTCATGCATTTCCTGGGTTCCGAGGAAGCAGAGAAGAAGCTCTTTCCGCTGCGCCACATCTCAGAGCTGCTGCCCACCAGAATGAACGGACAG ccaCTGATTAACTGGAAGCTCGCCACACTGACTTGGAGTTTCTTCAAACAATCTTTCCTCAAACAGATTCTCACAGAAG GTGAGCGTTACGTGATGACCTTTCTGAATGTACTAAATTTTGGAGACCAGG GGGTGTATGATATAGTGAATAATCTTGGCTCGATGGTGGCTCGGTTTCTCTTCCTCCCTATTGAAGAGAGCTTCTATGTATTCTTCGCCAAGGTGTTAGAGCGCGGACGTGATGTACAGCATCAGAAACAA GAGGAGGTCTCTATTGCAGCTAATGTACTGGAATGCCTGCTGAAGCTGGTTTTTCTGATTGGTCTGATTATCACTGCATTTGGTTACTCCTACTCCCACCTGGCCCTTGATATGTATGGAGGGGAACTTTTGAGCAGTGGAACAG gtCCCTCTCTTTTACGCTGTTACAGTTTTTACGTAATGCTTTTAGCTGTTAATGGTGTAacagagtgttttgtttttgctgccaTGAGTAAGGAGGAGGTAGACAG GTATAACCTAGTTATGCTGGGACTATCCGCCTCCTTCCTGGTGCTTTCCTATTGGCTGACTTGGCTGTTTGGGGGCGTCGGCTTCATCCTAGCAAACTGTTGCAACATGGCTTTGCGAATTATCCATAGCCTTATTTACATACACCACTACTTCAAGCACAGTGACCACACCCCTCTGTCAGGTCTCCGCCCACATCCTGTACTCTTAATTGTCCTCACAATAAGTTCCATCCTGACAGCCATCTCCGAG CGTACACTGTGTTGTGACAGTGGCTGGCTGCTGAGGCTGGTGCACATCTCCATCGGAGCAGTTTGTTTACTGGTTGTAGTCATAGTGGTGTTTCTTACAGAAACGAGACTTGTTCAGTTCATCAGAACTCAGCTACTAcccaaatacagcaaaaaaCACACATGA
- the c11h1orf74 gene encoding UPF0739 protein C1orf74 homolog (The RefSeq protein has 7 substitutions compared to this genomic sequence) has protein sequence MVVSADIFISTAQRFLCCGKKRQIPHSSCLDITVQIIAVDLGLKPAVLYDLNGACAEQIRRYVTSLQEAGVLTTTLQIFSINGNCLVMNSNLMKEHLSEVLMKKSLLTVDVSPWMEQPSLVVMDSSTKQMVKDMLDFITDKEDQHPSVSVVGEELYDRWNLCTLFGILLGYPATYWFNQVQSFENCLSMTPLVVNKVWVCWPVCDTKHSSCLYSFSVPEVLWAEVDTYIKNWVERLRSRFCKQTILTELSISKETVLLPTVAL, from the coding sequence ATGGTGGTCTCTGCAGACATTTTCATCTCAACAGCTCAGAGGTTTCTCTGTTGTGGGAAGAAGAGACAAATTCCTCATTCATCATGTCTTGATATAGCTGTGCAAATCATTGCTGTTGATCTGGGCCTTAAACCGGCTGTTCTGTATGACCTTAATGGCGCATGTGCTGAACAGATCCAGCGATATGTCAGCTCACTGCAGGAGGCTGGAGTACTGACCATAACACTCCAAATATTCTCCATCAATGGAAATTGTCTTGTTATGAACTCTAATCTGATGAAGGAACATTTGAGTGAAGTGCTTATGAAAAAGAGCCTCCTCACTGTTGATGTGTCTCCATGGATGGAGCAACCATCTCTGGTTGTCATGGATAGCAGCACCAAACAAATGGTCAAAGACATGTTGGACCTTATTACGGACAAAGAGGACCAGCATCCGTCAGTCAGTGTGGTGGGAGAGGAGCTGTATGACCGGTGGAACTTGTGCACACTTTTTGGGATTCTCCTGGGCTATCCTGCTTCATATTGGTTTAATCAAGTGCAGAGCTTTGAGAACTGCCTGAGTATGACCCCGCTGGTGGTAAATAAGGTTTGGGTTTGCTGGCCAGTATGTGATACAAAGCACAGCAGTTGTCTTTACTCATTCAGTGTCCCTGAAGTGTTGTGGGCAGAAGTCGATACCTATATAAAAAACTGGGTGGAGTGCTTGAGAAGCCGATTTTGCAAACAGACCATTTTGACTGAACTCAGTATTTCAAAGGAAACAGTCCTTTTGCCCACTGTAGCCCTGTGA
- the ruvbl1 gene encoding ruvB-like 1: MKIEEVKSTTKTQRIASHSHVKGLGLDEAGNAKQTASGLVGQETAREACGIIVELIRLKKMAGRAVLLAGPPGTGKTALALAMAQELGNKVPFCPMVGSEVYSSEIKKTEVLMENFRRAIGLRIKETKEVYEGEVTELTPCETENPMGGYGKTISHVIIGLKTAKGTKQLKLDPSIYESLQKERVEVGDVIYIEANSGAVKRQGRCDTFATEFDLEAEEYVPLPKGDVHKKKEIIQDVTLHDLDIANARPQGGQDILSMMGQLMKAKKTEITDKLRGEINKVVNRYIDQGVAELVPGVLFIDEVHMLDVECFTYLHRALESSISPIVVFASNRGNCLIRGTEDINSPHGIPLDLLDRIMIIKTVLYTPQEMKQIIKIRSQTEGINISEEALSHLGEIGTKTTLRYAAQLLTPASLLARVQGKEVVEREQVEEINELFYDAKSSAKILQDQHTKFMK, from the exons ATGAAGATTGAGGAGGTGAAAAGCACAACGAAGACCCAGCGCATTGCGTCTCACAGCCATGTGAAAGGTCTCGGGCTAGACGAAGCCGGCAATGCTAAGCAGACTGCGTCCGGCCTTGTGGGCCAGGAGACCGCTAGAGAG GCCTGTGGCATCATTGTAGAGCTGATTCGTTTGAAAAAGATGGCTGGCCGAGCTGTCCTACTGGCAGGGCCACCTGGAACTGGAAAG ACTGCTTTAGCGTTGGCCATGGCGCAGGAGCTGGGGAATAAGGTACCGTTCTGTCCCATGGTGGGCAGTGAAGTGTATTCTTCAGAGATCAAGAAGACAGAGGTGCTGATGGAGAACTTCAGGAGAGCTATTG GACTGCGAATTAAGGAGACTAAGGAAGTATATGAAGGCGAGGTGACAGAGCTGACCCCATGTGAGACGGAGAATCCAATGGGTGGCTATGGCAAAACCATCAGTCACGTCATCATCGGCCTAAAGACGGCGAAGGGCACCAAACAGCTGAAg CTCGATCCCAGTATCTATGAGAGCCTACAGAAGGAGAGAGTGGAGGTTGGTGATGTCATCTACATTGAAGCTAACAGTGGAGCAGTGAAG AGACAAGGGCGCTGCGACACCTTTGCAACAGAGTTTGACTTGGAGGCTGAAGAATACGTTCCCCTGCCCAAAGGAGATGTACACAAGAAGAAAGAGATTATACAAGATGTTACGCTACACGACCTGGATATAGCTAATGCACGccctcag GGAGGTCAGGACATCCTTTCTATGATGGGGCAGCTAATGAAAGCCAAAAAGACCGAGATCACAG ATAAGCTACGAGGGGAGATCAACAAGGTAGTGAACAGGTACATAGATCAAGGTGTAGCAGAACTCGTGCCTGGTGTTCTGTTCATCGATGAGGTTCATATGCTGGATGTTGAGTGTTTCACTTACCTGCACCGAGCTCTGGAGAGCTCCATCTCCCCAATAGTAGTGTTCGCATCCAACCGAGGAAACTGTCTCATCAG aggGACGGAGGACATTAACTCTCCTCATGGAATACCTCTTGATCTGTTGGATCGAATTATGATCATCAAAACCGTTCTGTATACTCCTCAAGAAATGAAACAG ATTATTAAGATCCGATCTCAGACAGAAGGCATAAACATCAGCGAGGAGGCTTTAAGTCACCTGGGAGAGATTGGCACTAAGACGACCCTCAG gtatgctGCACAGCTTTTAACTCCTGCCAGTTTGCTGGCGCGAGTTCAGGGGAAAGAAGTTGTAGAAAGAGAACAAGTGGAAGAAATTAATGAGCTCTTTTATGACGCCAAGTCTTCTGCAAAGATCCTTCAGGACCAGCACACCAAATTCATGAAGTAA
- the eefsec gene encoding selenocysteine-specific elongation factor isoform X2 yields MADPEPTPGDGLPRILNFNLGVLGHVDSGKTSLARALSSTASTAAFDKNPQSKERGITLDLGFSAFTVPLPEHMRQSCGEYDSLQFTLVDCPGHASLIRTIIGGAQIIDLMLLVVDVVKGMQTQTAECLLIGQLTCSHMIVILNKTDLLPSDKRQSAIEKMTKRMHKTLENTRFKGCPVIAVAAKPGGPEAPDTAEAQGITELIELLKSQAFLPQRDPSGSLLLAVDHCFSIRGQGTVITGTILQGALRVNDTLEIPALKVTRKVKSIQMFRKPVPSAIQGDRVGVCVTQFDPKMLERGVVCTPGSLHTIHAAIISVWKIEYYRGALSSRAKFHITVGHETVMARVLFFSRASLSADSGAASPTEQSAEAFSFDWEFCHQEEYLTGQGEPEGRYPAQWALLEFERPVTCPPLCLVIGSRLDSDIHSNTCRLAFHGKLLDGFEDKNYVDSALPRLKISKDKHKEGAVERVTDDYTVIGKNLFKKETNLQLFVGLKVTLSSGETGVIEGSFGQSGKIKIRIPGL; encoded by the exons ATGGCAGATCCTGAGCCGACACCTGGGGACGGTCTCCCCAGAATTCTGAACTTTAACCTGGGCGTGCTGGGACATGTGGACAGCGGAAAGACGTCTCTGGCTCGAGCCCTGAGCAGCACCGCGTCCACGGCGGCCTTCGACAAGAACCCACAGTCCAAAGAGCGCGGCATTACATTGGACCTGGGATTCAGCGCCTTCACTGTTCCCCTGCCTGAGCACATGAGGCAGAGCTGTGGGGAATACGACAGTCTGCAGTTCACGCTGGTGGACTGTCCAGGACATGCCTCCCTCATTCGCACCATCATTGGCG GGGCTCAGATCATTGACCTGATGTTGTTAGTGGTCGACGTTGTGAAAGGTATGCAGACGCAAACAGCAGAGTGcctcctgattggtcagctcACCTGTTCACACATGATCGTCATCCTCAATAAAACGGACCTGTTGCCCAGTGACAAGAGACAGAGTGCCATTGAGAAGATGACCAAGAGGATGCACAAAACCTTGGAAAACACTAG ATTTAAAGGTTGCCCGGTCATTGCCGTGGCAGCAAAGCCAGGGGGACCTGAGGCTCCAGACACAGCTGAAGCACAGGGAATCACTGAGCTCATAGAG CTGCTAAAATCCCAGGCGTTCCTACCTCAGAGAGACCCATCTGGTTCTCTGCTACTGGCAGTGGATCACTGTTTCTCCATCCGTGGCCAGGGAACAGTCATTACAGGCACTATCCTGCAGGGGGCACTGCGTGTCAATGACACACTAGAGATACCTGCACTCAag GTGACTCGTAAGGTGAAGTCGATCCAGATGTTCCGTAAGCCAGTTCCTAGTGCGATACAAGGAGATCGGGTCGGCGTGTGTGTCACACAGTTTGACCCAAAGATGTTGGAGAGAGGGGTGGTGTGTACACCTGGTTCACTGCATACCATTCATGCCGCCATTATTTCTGTATGGAAGATCGAGTACTACCGTGGTGCACTTAGCAGCCGAGCAAAATTCCACATCACCGTTGGACATGAAACAGTCATGGCACGCGTGTTATTCTTCAGCCGGGCTTCTCTAAGTGCTGACTCAGGAGCAGCGTCTCCTACAGAACAGAGCGCAGAGGCTTTCTCATTTGACTGGGAGTTTTGCCACCAGGAGGAGTATTTGACTGGCCAGGGAGAACCCGAAGGGAGGTATCCAGCGCAGTGGGCATTATTAGAGTTTGAACGGCCTGTCACATGTCCACCACTCTGTTTGGTGATTGGCTCACGGTTGGACTCTGATATCCACAGCAACACATGCAGACTTGCTTTCCACGGAAAGCTGTTGGACGGCTTCGAGGACAAAAATTATGTGGACAGCGCGTTGCCCAGGCTCAAAATCAGTAAAGACAAGCACAAAGAAGGAGCAGTGGAACGG GTGACAGACGACTACACTGTGATTGGTAAAAACCTGTTCAAGAAAGAGACCAACCTTCAGCTGTTTGTGGGGTTAAAGGTCACACTTTCTTCAGGAGAGACAGGGGTCATTGAAGGCAGCTTTGGACAGAGTGGCAAAATCAAAATTAGAATTCCAG GATTATAA